In Streptomyces sclerotialus, one genomic interval encodes:
- a CDS encoding AMP-binding protein, with protein MSRQEAAPPTHPVLVPPHKTVEDGVVREVSVPPLAPAVRTGSLGDIPFDNAAEAPTEAVLGRKQHDGSWRDVTAAEFADQVLALAKGLIAHGLRPGDRLAIMARTSYEWTLFDFASWAAGLVTVPVYPTSSAHQVQWILRDSGAAACVVEHVEQTRMVSGVRGDLPELAHLWQLDAGAVAQITSAGRDLLADEVTKRRAGRGPGDTATLIYTSGTTGRPKGCVLTHGNFFAEVDNSIELLHPVFRSVSKDPASTLLFLPLSHVFGRMVAVGCLRARVKLGHAPSIRTEDLLADLAGFRPTFLLAIPYVLEKVHNTGRATAEKMGRAASFDRAARIARAFGQAVEAAEHGTGPGPGLGLKAARGLYDPLVYRRIRAALGGRVRYAICGGSPLGRRLAAFYEGVGIQVFEGYGLTETTAAATVTPPLKPRLGTVGWPLPGSAVRIADDGEVLLRGGQVFTGYWDPASGTAVPAVDDQAWFATGDLGALDADGYLTITGRKKEIIVTSGGKNVAPAPLEDRLRAHPLVGQCMVVGDDRPYISALITLEPDGLAHWRQMQKKQDVPLAELVRDERLLADLQRAVDDANRLVSRAESIRRFTVLPADFTEEAGHLTPSLKLKRAAIARDYAKDIDGLYESS; from the coding sequence GTGTCACGCCAGGAAGCCGCACCACCCACGCACCCCGTACTGGTCCCGCCGCACAAGACCGTCGAGGACGGCGTCGTCCGCGAGGTCTCCGTCCCGCCGCTCGCCCCCGCCGTCCGCACCGGCTCCCTCGGCGACATCCCCTTCGACAACGCCGCCGAGGCCCCCACCGAGGCGGTCCTCGGCCGCAAGCAGCACGACGGCAGCTGGCGCGACGTGACCGCCGCCGAATTCGCCGACCAGGTGCTCGCCCTCGCCAAGGGCCTGATCGCCCACGGCCTGCGCCCCGGCGACCGCCTCGCCATCATGGCCAGGACCAGCTACGAGTGGACCCTGTTCGACTTCGCGTCCTGGGCGGCGGGCCTGGTCACCGTCCCCGTGTACCCGACCTCCTCGGCACACCAGGTCCAGTGGATCCTGCGGGACTCCGGGGCCGCGGCCTGCGTCGTGGAGCACGTCGAACAGACCCGCATGGTCAGCGGCGTACGCGGCGACCTCCCGGAACTCGCCCACCTCTGGCAGCTGGACGCCGGTGCCGTCGCCCAGATCACCTCGGCGGGGCGCGACCTGCTCGCCGACGAGGTGACCAAGCGCCGCGCCGGACGCGGCCCGGGCGACACCGCCACCCTGATCTACACCTCCGGCACCACCGGCCGCCCCAAGGGCTGCGTCCTGACGCACGGCAACTTCTTCGCCGAGGTCGACAACTCCATCGAACTGCTGCACCCGGTCTTCAGGTCGGTCAGCAAGGACCCCGCCTCGACCCTGCTCTTCCTGCCGCTCAGTCACGTCTTCGGCCGGATGGTCGCGGTCGGCTGCCTGCGGGCCCGGGTGAAGCTGGGCCACGCGCCCAGCATTCGGACCGAAGATCTGCTGGCGGACCTGGCCGGCTTCCGTCCCACGTTCCTGCTGGCCATCCCGTACGTACTGGAGAAGGTCCACAACACCGGGCGGGCCACCGCCGAGAAGATGGGCCGGGCCGCCTCCTTCGACCGCGCGGCACGCATCGCCCGCGCGTTCGGCCAGGCCGTCGAGGCCGCCGAGCACGGCACCGGACCAGGCCCCGGGCTCGGCCTGAAGGCGGCGCGCGGCCTGTACGACCCGCTGGTCTACCGCCGCATACGGGCGGCGCTCGGCGGCCGGGTCCGGTACGCGATCTGCGGCGGCTCCCCGCTCGGCCGGCGGCTGGCCGCGTTCTACGAGGGCGTCGGCATCCAGGTCTTCGAGGGGTACGGCCTGACGGAGACCACCGCGGCCGCCACGGTCACCCCGCCGCTCAAGCCGCGCCTGGGCACCGTGGGCTGGCCGCTGCCCGGCAGCGCGGTCCGCATCGCCGACGACGGGGAGGTGCTGCTGCGCGGCGGCCAGGTCTTCACCGGCTACTGGGACCCGGCGAGCGGGACAGCCGTACCCGCGGTCGACGACCAGGCCTGGTTCGCGACCGGGGACCTCGGCGCGCTGGACGCGGACGGCTACCTGACGATCACGGGCCGCAAGAAGGAGATCATCGTGACCTCCGGCGGGAAGAACGTCGCGCCCGCGCCGCTGGAGGACCGGCTGCGCGCGCACCCCCTGGTCGGCCAGTGCATGGTGGTCGGCGACGACCGGCCGTACATCAGCGCGCTGATCACCCTGGAGCCGGACGGGCTCGCGCACTGGCGGCAGATGCAGAAGAAGCAGGACGTGCCGCTCGCGGAGCTGGTACGCGACGAACGGCTCCTCGCCGAT
- a CDS encoding acetyl-CoA C-acetyltransferase, translating into MSTQEHTAGIRRVAVIGGSRIPFARSDGPYATAANQELLTAALDGLVGRFDLEGERIGEVVAGAVLKHSRDFNLARETVLGSGLDPRTPAYDIQQACGTGLQAVITAANKIALGQLDSAVAAGSDTASDAPLGVNEELRKILLATRRAKSAGARLKQLARIRPRHLVPEIPRNAEPRTGLSMGEHAARTARKWGIQRADQDALAAASHQRLAAAYERGFLKDLVVPFRGLDRDQNLRPDSTPEKLARLKPVFGVRDGGATMTAGNSTPLTDGAAAVLLASEEWARQRGLKPLAYLTAYETAAVDFVDGDDGLLMAPAYAVPRMLARAGLGIEDFDLVEIHEAFASQVLATLAAWEKQGLAPVDRDRLNVAGSSLATGHPFAATGARIVATLAELLAEREPAADGTPVRGLVSICAAGGLGVTAILERA; encoded by the coding sequence ATGAGTACGCAGGAGCACACCGCGGGCATCCGGCGGGTCGCGGTGATCGGCGGCAGCCGCATCCCCTTCGCCCGCTCGGACGGCCCGTACGCCACCGCCGCCAACCAGGAGCTGCTGACCGCGGCGCTGGACGGCCTGGTCGGCCGGTTCGACCTGGAGGGCGAGCGGATCGGCGAGGTCGTCGCGGGCGCGGTGCTCAAGCACAGCCGCGACTTCAACCTCGCCCGCGAGACGGTGCTCGGCTCCGGGCTGGACCCCCGCACCCCCGCGTACGACATCCAGCAGGCGTGCGGCACCGGCCTCCAGGCCGTGATCACCGCCGCCAACAAGATCGCCCTCGGCCAGCTCGACAGCGCGGTGGCCGCCGGCTCCGACACCGCCAGCGACGCGCCGCTCGGCGTCAACGAGGAGCTGCGGAAGATCCTGCTGGCCACCCGCCGCGCGAAGTCCGCCGGCGCCCGCCTGAAGCAGCTCGCCCGCATCCGCCCGCGCCACCTCGTCCCCGAGATTCCCCGCAACGCCGAGCCGCGCACCGGCCTCTCCATGGGCGAGCACGCGGCCCGTACGGCCAGGAAGTGGGGCATCCAGCGCGCTGACCAGGACGCCCTGGCGGCGGCCAGCCACCAGCGGCTGGCCGCCGCCTACGAGCGCGGCTTCCTCAAGGACCTCGTCGTCCCCTTCCGCGGCCTGGACCGCGACCAGAACCTCCGGCCGGACTCCACGCCCGAGAAGCTCGCCCGGCTGAAGCCCGTCTTCGGCGTCCGGGACGGCGGCGCGACGATGACGGCGGGCAACTCCACGCCGCTGACCGACGGCGCGGCGGCCGTGCTGCTGGCGAGCGAGGAGTGGGCGCGGCAGCGCGGCCTGAAGCCGCTCGCGTACCTCACCGCGTACGAGACGGCCGCCGTGGACTTCGTGGACGGGGACGACGGGCTGCTGATGGCGCCCGCGTACGCCGTGCCGCGGATGCTGGCACGGGCCGGGCTCGGCATCGAGGACTTCGACCTGGTGGAGATCCACGAGGCGTTCGCCTCCCAGGTGCTCGCCACCCTCGCCGCCTGGGAGAAGCAGGGGCTGGCGCCGGTGGACCGCGACCGGCTCAACGTCGCCGGGTCCTCCCTCGCCACCGGCCACCCCTTCGCCGCGACCGGCGCCCGCATCGTCGCCACCCTCGCCGAGCTGCTGGCCGAACGCGAACCGGCCGCCGACGGCACGCCCGTACGCGGCCTGGTCTCGATCTGCGCGGCGGGCGGCCTGGGCGTGACGGCGATCCTCGAACGGGCCTGA
- a CDS encoding 3-oxoacyl-ACP reductase — protein sequence MPDRYLRFTQSGPGRFVTRRLGLPQPAPLHRWSAERPVLEGPLLHVTAGKSTAEPAAVLDRTGLPVHTSRQDGARYAAVVVDATGAADVAALREVYDGLHPVMRSLTDGARLIVLGSAPDPADHHQAAAQQALEGFVRSLGKEAGRGRTAQLLRLAPGAAEAAESTLRFLLSPRSAYVSGQVIGVGAADVTAPENRDRPLDGRTALVTGAARGIGEAVAATLARYGARVVCLDVPQAEADVRAVAERLGGQALALDITAADAGERIAAALPDGLDVLVHNAGITRDRRLANMAADRWDAVLDVNLAAVLRTTDQLLAAGTLRHGTGRIVATASIAGIAGNTGQTNYAASKAGIIGLVRSLAPRAAAEHGVTVNAVAPGFIETKMTAAVPLFIREAGRRMNSLGQGGLPVDVAETVAWLADPASGGVNGQVVRVCGQSLLGA from the coding sequence ATGCCCGATCGCTACCTTCGTTTCACGCAATCCGGTCCGGGCCGCTTCGTGACCCGGCGGCTGGGGCTGCCGCAGCCCGCCCCGCTGCACCGCTGGAGCGCGGAACGGCCGGTGCTGGAAGGCCCGCTGCTGCACGTGACGGCCGGGAAGAGCACGGCGGAGCCCGCTGCGGTGCTGGACCGCACCGGACTGCCCGTGCACACCTCCCGCCAGGACGGGGCGCGGTACGCGGCGGTCGTCGTCGACGCCACCGGCGCCGCGGACGTGGCCGCCCTGCGCGAGGTGTACGACGGGCTGCACCCCGTGATGCGGTCGCTGACGGACGGCGCGCGGCTGATCGTGCTCGGCTCGGCGCCCGATCCGGCCGACCACCACCAGGCCGCGGCGCAGCAGGCCCTCGAAGGGTTCGTGCGGTCGCTGGGCAAGGAGGCGGGCCGCGGCCGCACGGCACAGCTGCTGCGGCTGGCGCCGGGCGCGGCCGAGGCCGCCGAGTCCACCCTCCGCTTCCTCCTCTCCCCCCGGTCCGCGTACGTCAGCGGCCAGGTCATCGGGGTCGGGGCCGCCGACGTCACCGCGCCCGAGAACCGGGACCGGCCGCTGGACGGCCGTACGGCGCTGGTGACCGGCGCGGCGCGCGGCATCGGCGAGGCGGTCGCGGCGACGCTGGCCCGGTACGGCGCGCGGGTCGTCTGCCTGGACGTGCCGCAGGCCGAGGCGGACGTACGGGCGGTCGCCGAGCGGCTGGGCGGGCAGGCCCTCGCGCTGGACATCACCGCGGCGGACGCGGGCGAGCGCATCGCCGCCGCCCTCCCCGACGGCCTGGACGTCCTCGTCCACAACGCGGGGATCACCCGGGACCGGCGGCTGGCCAACATGGCGGCCGACCGCTGGGACGCGGTCCTGGACGTCAACCTCGCCGCGGTGCTGCGGACGACCGATCAGCTGCTGGCCGCCGGCACGCTGCGGCACGGCACGGGCCGGATCGTCGCCACCGCGTCCATCGCCGGGATCGCGGGCAACACCGGGCAGACCAACTACGCGGCGAGCAAGGCCGGAATCATCGGCCTGGTCCGTTCACTGGCACCGCGGGCCGCGGCCGAGCACGGCGTCACCGTCAACGCCGTCGCCCCCGGCTTCATCGAGACGAAGATGACCGCGGCCGTACCCCTCTTCATCCGCGAGGCCGGGCGCCGCATGAACTCACTCGGCCAGGGCGGCCTGCCGGTCGACGTCGCCGAGACCGTCGCCTGGCTCGCGGACCCGGCCTCCGGCGGCGTCAACGGCCAGGTCGTCCGGGTGTGCGGGCAGAGCCTGCTGGGGGCGTGA
- a CDS encoding MaoC family dehydratase, giving the protein MTELTLPRAPRLMPALAKGALTGAGKRPRADAPLPAVRLTLPGVRADAVRTAAYAEVCGFRADSPFLPVTCPHILGFPLAARLMSARSFPLPMLGLVHTTIEIVQHAPLPADRPLDLTVYAAELRPHRRGTEAVLVTEARRDGELVWEDRSTYLARHRTGSAPGTSPPAAPELPPRAEWRLPAGLGRRHAAVSGDYNPIHLHPLTARPLGFPRAIAHGMWTFARCAAEAVPEDAPSVRLTAEFRAPVLLPATVTYASDGSAFALRGGPGHETRLHLSGEAEIRT; this is encoded by the coding sequence ATGACGGAGCTGACTCTCCCGCGGGCGCCGCGGCTGATGCCCGCGCTGGCCAAGGGCGCGCTGACCGGGGCGGGCAAGCGGCCGCGGGCGGACGCGCCGCTGCCCGCCGTACGCCTCACCCTGCCCGGCGTACGGGCCGACGCCGTACGCACCGCCGCCTACGCCGAGGTCTGCGGCTTCCGCGCGGACAGCCCTTTCCTGCCGGTCACCTGCCCGCACATCCTCGGCTTCCCGCTGGCCGCCCGGCTGATGAGCGCCCGGAGCTTCCCGCTCCCGATGCTCGGCCTCGTCCACACCACGATCGAGATCGTCCAGCACGCGCCGCTCCCCGCCGACCGGCCACTGGACCTGACGGTGTACGCGGCGGAACTCCGCCCGCACCGCCGGGGCACCGAGGCCGTCCTGGTGACGGAGGCCCGGCGCGACGGCGAGCTGGTCTGGGAGGACCGCAGCACCTACCTGGCCCGCCACCGCACAGGAAGCGCACCGGGCACTTCCCCGCCGGCCGCCCCCGAACTGCCGCCCCGCGCCGAGTGGCGGCTGCCCGCCGGTCTCGGCCGCCGCCACGCCGCCGTCTCCGGCGACTACAACCCGATCCACCTGCACCCGCTGACGGCCCGTCCGCTGGGCTTCCCGCGCGCCATCGCCCACGGCATGTGGACCTTCGCCCGCTGCGCCGCCGAGGCCGTGCCCGAGGACGCCCCCTCCGTACGCCTCACCGCGGAGTTCCGGGCGCCGGTACTGCTCCCGGCCACGGTGACGTACGCCTCGGACGGCTCCGCGTTCGCCCTCCGCGGCGGCCCGGGCCACGAGACCCGCCTGCACCTCTCCGGCGAGGCGGAGATCAGGACCTGA
- a CDS encoding TetR/AcrR family transcriptional regulator, with protein sequence MKNKRVPRAVREQQMMDAAVLTFARRGYRAASMDEIAEVAGVSKPLVYLYLNSKEELFSAVIRREATALVAAVRAAVEAGAPADRQLWSGLQGFFAHTAEHPEGWAVLHQQARTHGEPFALEVAAMRAEITEFVTGLIGAAAQEAGCDENLAEREVSGLAHALVGAAESLAEWANARPADARPSAKETAATLMNFAWTGLGPLMSGTRWSPGG encoded by the coding sequence GTGAAGAACAAGCGGGTGCCGCGGGCGGTGCGCGAGCAGCAGATGATGGACGCGGCCGTGCTGACGTTCGCGCGGCGCGGTTACCGTGCCGCCTCCATGGACGAGATCGCCGAGGTCGCCGGCGTCTCCAAGCCGCTGGTCTACCTCTACCTGAACTCCAAGGAGGAGCTGTTCAGCGCGGTCATCCGGCGGGAGGCCACGGCCCTGGTCGCCGCCGTACGGGCCGCCGTGGAGGCCGGGGCGCCGGCCGACCGGCAGCTGTGGAGCGGCCTGCAGGGCTTCTTCGCGCACACCGCCGAGCACCCGGAGGGCTGGGCGGTGCTGCACCAGCAGGCCCGGACGCACGGCGAGCCGTTCGCGCTGGAGGTCGCCGCGATGCGGGCCGAGATCACCGAGTTCGTGACCGGCCTGATCGGCGCCGCCGCGCAGGAGGCGGGCTGTGACGAGAACCTGGCGGAACGCGAGGTCTCCGGCCTGGCCCACGCCCTCGTCGGTGCCGCCGAGTCCCTCGCCGAGTGGGCCAACGCCCGCCCGGCCGACGCCCGCCCCTCCGCCAAGGAAACGGCCGCCACCCTCATGAACTTCGCCTGGACCGGCCTGGGCCCTTTGATGTCGGGGACCCGCTGGTCGCCGGGCGGGTGA
- a CDS encoding alpha/beta fold hydrolase translates to MDGERYVEVAPGVRLWTEQRGAADAPPLLLIMGAQASGLGWPDELVDTLAAHHRVIRYDHRDTGRSPWAFDERPYRITDLAEDALGVLDGLGVARAHVVGLSLGGMLAQLLIADHPERLLSATLMGTCALSTTDYVRTDGTRVPVTELPGIAPEILEAWAQPVEDRGPEAELDRRVAHWRLLTGGGIPFDATYFRALEQRIIAHAGRYDTNGAHGRADDSGMLRTAELARTEVPTLVVRASAEPVFPPPHAEHLAQVIGHGTRLVDIPGMGHALPREVLDPLAGALLEHTLRASAAA, encoded by the coding sequence ATGGACGGCGAGCGGTACGTGGAGGTGGCGCCCGGGGTACGCCTGTGGACCGAGCAGCGCGGCGCGGCGGACGCCCCGCCGCTGCTGCTGATCATGGGCGCGCAGGCATCCGGGCTGGGCTGGCCCGACGAGCTGGTCGACACGCTGGCCGCGCACCACCGGGTCATCCGCTACGACCACCGCGACACCGGGCGTTCCCCCTGGGCGTTCGACGAGCGGCCGTACCGGATCACCGACCTGGCCGAGGACGCGCTCGGCGTGCTCGACGGGCTGGGGGTGGCGCGGGCGCACGTCGTCGGCCTGTCGCTGGGTGGCATGCTCGCGCAGCTGCTGATCGCCGATCACCCGGAGCGGCTGCTGAGCGCGACACTCATGGGGACGTGCGCACTCAGCACGACGGACTACGTACGGACGGACGGCACCCGGGTGCCGGTCACGGAGCTGCCGGGCATCGCGCCGGAGATCCTGGAGGCCTGGGCACAGCCTGTGGAGGACCGCGGCCCGGAGGCCGAGCTGGACCGGCGGGTCGCGCACTGGCGGCTGCTGACCGGCGGCGGCATCCCGTTCGACGCGACGTACTTCCGCGCGCTGGAACAGCGGATCATCGCGCACGCGGGGCGGTACGACACCAACGGCGCGCACGGCCGCGCCGACGACTCGGGGATGCTGCGGACGGCGGAGCTGGCCCGGACGGAGGTGCCCACGCTCGTCGTCCGCGCGAGCGCCGAGCCGGTGTTCCCGCCGCCGCACGCGGAGCACCTCGCGCAGGTGATCGGACACGGCACCCGGCTCGTGGACATCCCCGGCATGGGGCACGCCCTGCCGAGGGAGGTACTGGATCCGCTGGCCGGCGCCCTGCTGGAGCACACCCTCCGAGCGTCCGCGGCCGCCTGA
- a CDS encoding dicarboxylate/amino acid:cation symporter gives MCPLSTSSETSRRTSRIPKVPFWAQILLGLVLGVLLGWIAKSGDVGWLVTTLGKIGELFVQLLKLAVAPLVFFAIVVSITNLRQVNNAARLATRTLLWFMVTSLIAVAIGMAIGLVTNPGSGTGLTPADGSKPDHAGTWIDFLTGIIPTDIITPFTELQVLQIVFMAAVVGIAALQLGEKAEPVLKLSRSALELLQKALWWVIRLAPLGTLGLIGNAIATYGWNLIGKYATFTVDIYVGCALVMFGVYPLLLSAVAKVNPLQFFRGAWPAIQLAFVSRSSVGTMPVTQRVTERLGVPKEYASFAVPFGSTTKMDGCASIYPALAAIFIAQIFDVPLHIGDYILIAFVSVIGSAATAGLTGATVMLTLTLSTLGLPLAGVGLLMAIDPILDMMRTATNVAGQVVVPILVSAKERILDRDAYASATSISLDGDAEAPSAAQEAEQKVTVPAPAG, from the coding sequence GTGTGCCCGTTGTCCACGTCTTCCGAGACCTCTCGCAGAACCTCCCGCATACCGAAGGTCCCCTTCTGGGCCCAGATCCTGCTGGGTCTCGTCCTCGGTGTGCTCCTCGGCTGGATCGCCAAGAGCGGCGACGTCGGCTGGCTGGTCACCACCCTCGGCAAGATCGGTGAGCTCTTCGTCCAGCTGCTGAAGCTGGCCGTGGCCCCGCTGGTCTTCTTCGCCATCGTGGTGTCGATCACCAACCTGCGGCAGGTCAACAACGCCGCCCGGCTCGCCACCCGCACCCTGCTGTGGTTCATGGTCACCTCGCTGATCGCGGTCGCGATCGGCATGGCCATCGGCCTGGTCACCAACCCCGGCTCCGGTACGGGCCTCACGCCCGCCGACGGCTCCAAGCCCGACCACGCCGGTACCTGGATCGACTTCCTGACCGGGATCATCCCGACCGACATCATCACGCCCTTCACCGAGCTGCAGGTCCTGCAGATCGTCTTCATGGCGGCCGTCGTCGGCATCGCCGCGCTCCAGCTGGGCGAGAAGGCAGAGCCGGTCCTCAAGCTCAGCCGCTCGGCGCTGGAGCTGCTGCAGAAGGCCCTGTGGTGGGTCATCCGGCTGGCCCCGCTGGGCACCCTCGGCCTCATCGGCAACGCGATCGCCACGTACGGCTGGAACCTCATCGGCAAGTACGCGACCTTCACCGTCGACATCTACGTCGGCTGCGCGCTGGTGATGTTCGGCGTCTACCCGCTGCTGCTCTCCGCGGTCGCCAAGGTCAACCCGCTGCAGTTCTTCCGCGGCGCCTGGCCCGCGATCCAGCTGGCGTTCGTCTCCCGCTCCTCGGTCGGCACCATGCCGGTCACCCAGAGGGTCACCGAGCGCCTCGGCGTCCCGAAGGAGTACGCGTCCTTCGCGGTGCCCTTCGGCTCGACGACCAAGATGGACGGCTGCGCCTCCATCTACCCGGCGCTCGCCGCGATCTTCATCGCGCAGATCTTCGACGTGCCGCTGCACATCGGTGACTACATCCTGATCGCCTTCGTCTCGGTCATCGGCTCGGCCGCCACCGCCGGCCTCACCGGCGCCACGGTCATGCTGACCCTGACCCTGTCCACCCTGGGGCTCCCGCTGGCCGGTGTCGGTCTCCTCATGGCCATCGACCCGATCCTGGACATGATGCGTACCGCCACCAACGTGGCCGGCCAGGTCGTCGTCCCCATCCTGGTCTCCGCCAAGGAGAGGATCCTGGACCGCGACGCGTACGCCTCGGCCACCAGCATCAGCCTGGACGGCGACGCCGAGGCGCCGTCCGCCGCGCAGGAGGCCGAGCAGAAGGTCACCGTCCCGGCGCCCGCCGGCTGA
- a CDS encoding DUF4229 domain-containing protein — protein sequence MSSQKHAALLYTASRVGIFVVCFAVVWVLAYFRVIPLGVGSSNTIWMLLLAIVISAPLSFVLLRKQRDAMSEQIVAKVDRQKARLAANRSQEDGV from the coding sequence GTGAGCAGCCAGAAGCACGCCGCACTCCTCTACACCGCTTCCCGTGTGGGCATCTTTGTCGTCTGCTTCGCGGTCGTCTGGGTCCTCGCGTACTTCCGCGTCATCCCGCTGGGTGTGGGCAGCTCGAACACCATCTGGATGCTGCTGCTCGCCATCGTGATCTCCGCGCCGCTCAGCTTCGTGCTGCTGCGCAAGCAGCGGGACGCGATGTCCGAGCAGATCGTGGCCAAGGTCGACCGGCAGAAGGCGCGGCTCGCCGCCAACCGCAGCCAGGAGGACGGCGTCTGA
- a CDS encoding GNAT family N-acetyltransferase — MSLRFDLDPSVTPELRDGVCALWADVSNAGGAVGFVPPVTQDDIRPELVKHLAAMAEGQARLIVGRDAAGTPLATAFVYANTHRLMRHWLWVYSVMVHPSLQGQGVGRELMAAVEDAARGAEGIRGVRLTCRGGTGADRFYASCGYKEVGRVPDAIKVADDDYRDDITMWREVA; from the coding sequence ATGAGCCTCCGCTTCGATCTGGACCCTTCCGTCACTCCGGAGCTGCGCGACGGCGTCTGCGCGCTGTGGGCGGACGTCTCGAACGCCGGCGGCGCGGTGGGGTTCGTGCCGCCTGTGACCCAGGACGACATCCGCCCCGAGCTGGTGAAGCACCTGGCGGCGATGGCCGAGGGCCAGGCCCGGCTGATCGTCGGCCGGGACGCTGCGGGCACGCCGCTGGCCACCGCCTTCGTGTACGCCAACACCCACCGCCTCATGCGGCACTGGCTGTGGGTCTACAGCGTGATGGTCCACCCGTCCCTCCAGGGGCAGGGCGTGGGCCGGGAGCTGATGGCCGCGGTCGAGGACGCGGCGCGCGGTGCCGAGGGGATACGGGGCGTCCGGCTCACCTGCCGCGGCGGCACCGGCGCCGACCGCTTCTACGCCTCCTGCGGGTACAAGGAGGTCGGCCGGGTCCCCGACGCCATCAAGGTCGCCGATGACGACTACCGCGACGACATCACGATGTGGCGGGAAGTGGCCTGA
- the mqnE gene encoding aminofutalosine synthase MqnE produces MDAGLKRELEEKVHAGERLTREDGIALYESDDLAWLGGLAHEVRTRKNGDMVHFNVNRHLNMTNVCTASCAYCSFQRKPGEKDAYTMRIEEAVRLAKAMEHENLTELHIVNGLHPNLPWRYYPRSLKALKEALPNVGLKAFTATEIHHFESISGLSASDILDELIEAGLESLTGGGAEIFDWEVRQHIVDHRTHWEDWSRIHRLAHEKGLKTPSTMLYGHIEEPRHRVDHVLRLRELQDETGGFQVFIPLRYQHDFVDMKDGKVRNKLQARTTMATGAEALKTFAVSRLLFDNVPHVKCFWVMHGLQTTQLALQHGADDMDGSVVEYKITHDADNYGTPNKLTREDLLDLIRDAGFRPVERNTRYEIIREYPGPDAHRRDEPQPMRV; encoded by the coding sequence ATGGACGCTGGGCTCAAGCGCGAGCTGGAGGAGAAGGTCCACGCCGGTGAGCGGCTGACCCGTGAGGACGGCATCGCCCTCTACGAGTCCGATGACCTGGCGTGGCTCGGTGGCCTCGCGCACGAGGTGCGGACCCGTAAGAACGGCGACATGGTGCACTTCAATGTGAACCGTCACCTCAACATGACGAACGTGTGCACCGCCTCGTGCGCCTACTGCTCCTTCCAGCGCAAGCCGGGCGAGAAGGACGCGTACACGATGCGCATCGAGGAGGCCGTCCGCCTGGCCAAGGCCATGGAGCACGAGAACCTCACCGAGCTGCACATCGTCAACGGCCTGCACCCGAACCTGCCCTGGCGCTACTACCCCCGCTCCCTGAAGGCCCTCAAGGAAGCGCTGCCGAACGTCGGCCTCAAGGCCTTCACGGCCACGGAGATCCACCACTTCGAGTCCATCTCGGGCCTGTCCGCCTCCGACATCCTCGACGAGCTGATCGAGGCCGGCCTGGAGTCGTTGACCGGCGGCGGCGCCGAGATCTTCGACTGGGAGGTCCGGCAGCACATCGTCGACCACCGCACCCACTGGGAGGACTGGTCGCGGATCCACCGCCTGGCGCACGAGAAGGGCCTCAAGACGCCCTCCACGATGCTGTACGGGCACATCGAGGAGCCGCGCCACCGCGTCGACCACGTGCTGCGGCTGCGTGAGCTGCAGGACGAGACCGGCGGCTTCCAGGTCTTCATCCCGCTGCGCTACCAGCACGACTTCGTGGACATGAAGGACGGCAAGGTCCGCAACAAGCTGCAGGCGCGCACGACGATGGCCACCGGTGCCGAGGCGCTGAAGACCTTCGCGGTCTCCCGTCTGCTGTTCGACAACGTGCCGCACGTGAAGTGCTTCTGGGTCATGCACGGCCTCCAGACCACGCAGCTGGCGCTCCAGCACGGCGCCGACGACATGGACGGCTCGGTGGTCGAGTACAAGATCACGCACGACGCCGACAACTACGGCACGCCGAACAAGCTCACCCGTGAGGACCTGCTGGACCTCATCCGGGACGCCGGCTTCCGGCCGGTCGAGCGGAACACCCGGTACGAGATCATCCGCGAGTACCCGGGCCCCGACGCGCACCGCCGCGACGAGCCCCAGCCGATGCGGGTGTGA
- a CDS encoding Lrp/AsnC family transcriptional regulator: protein MDAVDRQLIQALRENGRASYAELGRLVGLSGPSVTDRINRLESAGVITGYRATVDAASLGLGVTALVGISLTDATDHEELAHRLRDLSEIEDCWFIAGDDSYMLKVRVDDVDGLERTIRRLSGTKGVSRTRTTVVLSTKWENRVGELPEEA from the coding sequence ATGGACGCGGTGGACAGGCAGCTCATCCAGGCACTGCGCGAGAACGGCAGGGCCTCCTACGCGGAGCTCGGCCGGCTCGTGGGTCTTTCCGGCCCCAGCGTCACGGACCGCATCAACCGGCTGGAGTCGGCCGGTGTGATCACCGGCTATCGCGCCACGGTCGACGCCGCCTCGCTGGGCCTGGGGGTCACGGCCCTGGTCGGCATCTCGCTGACGGACGCCACCGACCACGAGGAGCTCGCCCACCGGCTGCGCGACCTCTCCGAGATCGAGGACTGCTGGTTCATCGCGGGCGACGACTCCTACATGCTCAAGGTCCGCGTCGACGACGTGGACGGCCTGGAGCGCACCATCCGCCGGCTGTCCGGCACCAAGGGCGTGTCCCGTACGCGGACCACGGTCGTGCTCTCCACGAAGTGGGAGAACCGGGTCGGAGAGCTTCCTGAAGAGGCCTAG